Proteins found in one Miscanthus floridulus cultivar M001 chromosome 4, ASM1932011v1, whole genome shotgun sequence genomic segment:
- the LOC136549553 gene encoding uncharacterized protein isoform X1 — protein MPCCPPPLLGVGPRLRSFLRDYDALQSLALALIYLQIVCALIGSLGALFNGVLVINLVIGLFAVVAIESSSQRLGRAYAVLLFFAVVLDVAWFILFSHAIWTITPDEKYGQLFVFSLRLALWMQIIGFSVRFLSSFLWIQMYRLGASSTTPTYFETNHEARNSFLSSRSDSVRQSSMADDILGGSIYDPSYYSSLFEDVRNNACNHQVQGDKQSGSNDSGSTSAGQSPRLKSFACRSLLANDMESGLRRPLNS, from the exons ATGCCCTGCtgcccgccgccgctgctcggAGTCGGGCCGCGGCTGCGCTCCTTCCTCCGCGACTACGACGCGCTCCAGTCCCTCGCCCTCGCACTCATCTACCTCCAG ATTGTTTGTGCGCTGATCGGATCACTTGGGGCATTGTTCAATGGGGTTCTTGTGATCAACCTGGTGATTGGTCTATTTGCTGTTGTTGCAATTGAGAGCAGTAGCCAGAGACTTGGTCGGGCATAtgctgtccttctcttctttgctgtCGTCCTTGACGTTGCTTGGTTTATACTCTTCTCACATGCTATCTG GACTATTACTCCTGATGAGAAGTATGGTCAACTTTTTGTTTTCTCACTCAGACTAGCATTGTGGATGCAAATCATTGGGTTTTCAGTCAGGTTTTTGTCTTCGTTCTTATGGATTCAGATGTATAGGTTAGGGGCTTCTTCCACCACGCCAACATATTTTGAAACCAACCATGAAGCAAGAAATAGTTTCTTAAGCTCTAGATCTGATTCAGTTAGACAGAGTTCCATGGCAGATGATATATTGGGAGGTTCAATCTATGATCCTTCTTACTACTCGTCACTGTTCGAGGATGTTCGAAACAATGCATGCAATCATCAG GTGCAGGGTGATAAACAAAGTGGTAGTAATGACAGTGGTTCAACATCTGCGGGCCAGTCTCCACGACTTAAATCTTTTGCTTGTAGATCTCTTCTGGCTAATGAT ATGGAAAGTGGACTAAGAAGACCATTGAACTCCTAG
- the LOC136549553 gene encoding uncharacterized protein isoform X2 produces the protein MPCCPPPLLGVGPRLRSFLRDYDALQSLALALIYLQIVCALIGSLGALFNGVLVINLVIGLFAVVAIESSSQRLGRAYAVLLFFAVVLDVAWFILFSHAIWTITPDEKYGQLFVFSLRLALWMQIIGFSVRFLSSFLWIQMYRVPWQMIYWEVQSMILLTTRHCSRMFETMHAIIRCRVINKVVVMTVVQHLRASLHDLNLLLVDLFWLMIWKVD, from the exons ATGCCCTGCtgcccgccgccgctgctcggAGTCGGGCCGCGGCTGCGCTCCTTCCTCCGCGACTACGACGCGCTCCAGTCCCTCGCCCTCGCACTCATCTACCTCCAG ATTGTTTGTGCGCTGATCGGATCACTTGGGGCATTGTTCAATGGGGTTCTTGTGATCAACCTGGTGATTGGTCTATTTGCTGTTGTTGCAATTGAGAGCAGTAGCCAGAGACTTGGTCGGGCATAtgctgtccttctcttctttgctgtCGTCCTTGACGTTGCTTGGTTTATACTCTTCTCACATGCTATCTG GACTATTACTCCTGATGAGAAGTATGGTCAACTTTTTGTTTTCTCACTCAGACTAGCATTGTGGATGCAAATCATTGGGTTTTCAGTCAGGTTTTTGTCTTCGTTCTTATGGATTCAGATGTATAG AGTTCCATGGCAGATGATATATTGGGAGGTTCAATCTATGATCCTTCTTACTACTCGTCACTGTTCGAGGATGTTCGAAACAATGCATGCAATCATCAG GTGCAGGGTGATAAACAAAGTGGTAGTAATGACAGTGGTTCAACATCTGCGGGCCAGTCTCCACGACTTAAATCTTTTGCTTGTAGATCTCTTCTGGCTAATGAT ATGGAAAGTGGACTAA